The following proteins are co-located in the Pyrobaculum calidifontis JCM 11548 genome:
- the thiI gene encoding tRNA uracil 4-sulfurtransferase ThiI yields the protein MILIIRPGELTVKRGATRLEMERLLLRAAREAAGECGGARFRREPGRIYAEGDVECLKRALSRVFGVKSVSPAHVVTFKEVGDIASAAAALWSNAAAGRKFAVRVHRVGDHPFTSRDVAAAVGAALVAAGGTVDLENPEVEFFVEVRGDKAYLYTEVVEGPGGLPLGSEGKVLALVSGGIDSPVAAWMLMRRGAHVDVFHCALGGTPTLKRSLEVIRQLLSWSYGYNARVIVADCSPVAKAIRAKVREELWNIAFKRALYLAAAEAARRVKALALATGESLGQVSSQTLQALAAVEKGLDMPVLRPLIGMDKEEIVQLAKRIGTYDLSAHMPEYCAIFSRRPKKWATREEVEEIDLAVGDVAREVASAAKVLRKRELADYISTLSPPTDLEVEEPPPDAVVVDLRDEESYKRWHYPGAVRADVEDVAKLVDKLGRDKTYVFYCYSGGLSIDVAEALRKQGIRAYSLRLRLDRE from the coding sequence GTGATACTGATAATTAGACCGGGGGAGCTCACAGTCAAGCGGGGGGCCACTAGGCTTGAGATGGAGAGACTGCTCCTGAGGGCGGCGAGGGAGGCCGCTGGTGAGTGTGGAGGAGCTAGGTTTCGCAGAGAGCCGGGAAGGATATATGCCGAGGGCGACGTCGAGTGCCTAAAGAGGGCTTTGTCGAGAGTTTTCGGCGTAAAGTCGGTGAGCCCAGCCCACGTGGTGACGTTCAAAGAGGTGGGGGACATAGCGTCTGCCGCGGCGGCGTTGTGGTCAAATGCGGCGGCTGGGAGAAAATTCGCAGTGAGGGTGCACAGGGTGGGCGACCATCCTTTTACGTCGCGGGACGTGGCGGCGGCTGTGGGGGCCGCGCTTGTGGCCGCCGGGGGGACAGTGGACTTGGAGAACCCCGAGGTGGAGTTCTTTGTGGAGGTGAGGGGCGACAAGGCCTACCTCTACACCGAGGTGGTGGAGGGGCCCGGCGGCCTCCCGCTGGGCTCCGAGGGCAAGGTGCTCGCGCTGGTCTCCGGCGGCATTGACTCCCCCGTGGCCGCGTGGATGTTGATGAGGCGGGGGGCCCACGTAGACGTCTTCCACTGCGCCCTTGGGGGCACCCCCACTCTGAAGAGGTCGCTGGAGGTCATAAGGCAACTCCTCTCATGGTCCTACGGCTACAACGCCCGGGTAATTGTGGCAGACTGCTCGCCAGTGGCAAAGGCCATTAGGGCCAAGGTGAGGGAGGAGCTGTGGAACATAGCCTTCAAGAGGGCCTTGTACCTTGCGGCGGCCGAGGCGGCGCGGAGAGTCAAAGCCTTAGCGCTGGCAACTGGCGAGTCGCTGGGGCAAGTCTCGTCTCAGACGTTGCAAGCCCTCGCCGCGGTCGAGAAGGGCCTCGACATGCCGGTGTTGAGGCCCCTCATCGGCATGGACAAGGAGGAAATTGTACAACTGGCGAAGAGGATAGGGACCTACGACCTGTCGGCCCACATGCCAGAGTACTGCGCCATCTTCAGCAGGAGGCCAAAGAAGTGGGCTACCCGTGAGGAGGTAGAGGAGATAGACCTGGCGGTGGGGGACGTGGCTAGAGAAGTCGCGTCGGCGGCCAAGGTGCTTCGGAAGAGGGAGCTCGCGGATTACATATCTACGTTGTCGCCGCCGACGGACCTCGAGGTGGAGGAGCCGCCCCCGGACGCGGTGGTGGTGGACCTACGCGACGAGGAGTCGTACAAGAGGTGGCACTACCCCGGCGCCGTGAGAGCCGACGTAGAGGACGTGGCGAAGCTGGTGGACAAGCTGGGGAGAGACAAGACCTACGTCTTTTACTGCTACAGCGGGGGCCTAAGCATCGACGTCGCCGAGGCGCTGAGAAAACAGGGAATAAGGGCGTACTCGCTAAGGCTAAGGCTCGACCGTGAGTGA
- a CDS encoding MBL fold metallo-hydrolase, protein MNIYWNRGIYVEGRRARFVVDPVGPVEGPVDFVLVTHGHSDHVSRYMFKHLVVATAETFKAIEVKFGGVPPRRLVTAPGRVFEVGGVEVAVFDAGHIVGSVMYLVELDGVQILITGDYSVYGSILTDGAEPVEKPDILITEATYGDPAYVFPNKADVYNELLDLVERHAGERGVAIAAYPLGKAQEVSALLGSRAKAHPLVARYNRALGIRSGTDGDVVVVPSLKAAPPGFVKVEATGWYSDEEYRRRSAERGIYGVPLSDHSDYVGLIEFVNASAPKLVYTVYGFSERLARSLRRLGHRAYTIPGAAGLSRFLK, encoded by the coding sequence GTGAATATATACTGGAACCGCGGCATATATGTCGAGGGCAGGAGGGCGAGGTTTGTTGTCGATCCCGTGGGCCCGGTGGAGGGGCCTGTGGACTTCGTTCTCGTGACCCACGGCCACAGCGACCACGTCTCTCGGTACATGTTTAAACACTTGGTGGTCGCCACGGCGGAGACGTTTAAGGCCATTGAGGTTAAATTTGGCGGCGTGCCTCCGAGGCGGCTCGTGACGGCGCCCGGCAGAGTCTTTGAGGTAGGCGGCGTGGAGGTGGCCGTGTTTGACGCAGGGCACATCGTGGGTAGCGTGATGTACTTAGTGGAGCTGGACGGGGTTCAGATCTTAATTACGGGCGACTACAGCGTCTACGGCTCAATACTCACAGACGGGGCAGAGCCCGTGGAAAAGCCCGACATACTCATCACAGAGGCCACCTATGGGGACCCGGCCTACGTATTCCCCAACAAGGCCGATGTGTACAACGAACTCCTCGACCTAGTGGAGAGACATGCGGGGGAGAGGGGCGTGGCCATTGCGGCATATCCCCTGGGCAAGGCACAGGAGGTCTCTGCACTGCTCGGGAGCAGGGCCAAGGCCCACCCCCTCGTGGCACGTTACAACAGGGCCTTGGGCATTAGGAGCGGCACCGACGGCGACGTGGTCGTAGTGCCCAGCCTCAAGGCGGCGCCTCCAGGCTTTGTCAAAGTGGAGGCGACGGGGTGGTACTCCGACGAAGAGTACAGAAGAAGGAGCGCCGAGAGGGGGATATATGGCGTGCCCCTCAGCGACCACAGCGATTATGTGGGACTTATAGAGTTTGTCAACGCGTCGGCGCCTAAGCTTGTATACACTGTATACGGCTTTTCAGAGCGCCTTGCCCGTAGCCTTAGGCGGCTTGGGCACAGGGCTTACACAATACCAGGCGCCGCTGGGCTGTCCAGATTTCTGAAATAG
- a CDS encoding BMP family ABC transporter substrate-binding protein has translation MSASRREWLKAVASFAVGAIVGSGATYAALQSIGRAVEKVATTSPTATVAPSQAGLPKMKAYFIYVGPVGDYGWTYAHDRGRRFAERALCPSERWCIVETKYVESVPEDQAYTYVKRAVQEGAHIVFTTSYGFMDGTKQAAKEFSDRFFAHCSGYFASPEEWAQLKNFAEYFIDLYEAYYLNGIVAGKMTKTNKLGYVAAFPKLPEIIRHMNAFLIGAREVNPNVKMDVVELGAWYAPDRARSAAVNLVEAGVDVLAFTEDSPTVLQVADEYQQRGKAVWSFSHYSDMSKYGPRAHLTGQVVNWGPLYVEMLIRAYLAWVSGDITLWSEWPPERPRDYWWSMKNAYAGYGHDKNPADIILPLNSAVPEEVRRYVDQRRREIIEGVWDPFTGPIRDREGRLRVPERRRLSKDELYNMDWYVEGYGKLPA, from the coding sequence ATGTCGGCAAGTAGGAGGGAGTGGCTTAAGGCCGTCGCCTCCTTTGCCGTAGGCGCAATTGTGGGTAGCGGCGCCACGTACGCCGCCTTGCAGAGTATAGGGCGAGCAGTGGAGAAGGTGGCCACCACCTCGCCCACAGCCACGGTTGCGCCCTCGCAAGCGGGCTTGCCCAAGATGAAGGCCTACTTCATCTACGTGGGGCCAGTCGGCGACTACGGCTGGACGTATGCCCACGACAGAGGGCGGCGGTTTGCCGAACGTGCCCTCTGCCCCAGCGAGAGGTGGTGTATTGTGGAGACGAAGTACGTGGAGAGCGTGCCCGAGGACCAGGCCTACACTTACGTGAAGAGGGCTGTCCAAGAGGGGGCTCACATAGTGTTTACAACGTCGTATGGCTTTATGGATGGCACAAAGCAGGCGGCGAAGGAGTTCTCAGATAGGTTCTTTGCCCACTGCTCCGGCTATTTTGCGAGCCCGGAGGAGTGGGCCCAGTTGAAGAACTTCGCCGAGTATTTCATTGACCTCTACGAGGCTTATTACCTCAACGGCATTGTGGCTGGGAAAATGACTAAGACTAACAAGCTTGGGTATGTCGCAGCGTTTCCAAAGTTGCCCGAGATTATACGCCACATGAACGCCTTCCTAATAGGCGCGCGGGAGGTGAATCCCAACGTGAAAATGGACGTGGTAGAGCTCGGCGCGTGGTACGCCCCAGACAGGGCCAGGTCCGCCGCAGTGAATTTAGTAGAGGCCGGTGTCGACGTCCTCGCCTTCACTGAGGATAGCCCCACCGTGTTGCAGGTGGCAGATGAGTATCAGCAGAGGGGCAAGGCCGTGTGGTCCTTCTCCCACTACTCGGATATGAGCAAGTATGGGCCGAGGGCCCACTTGACTGGGCAAGTGGTGAACTGGGGGCCGTTGTACGTGGAGATGTTGATTAGGGCCTACTTGGCGTGGGTCTCTGGCGATATTACGTTGTGGAGCGAGTGGCCGCCAGAGAGGCCCCGGGACTACTGGTGGAGCATGAAAAACGCCTACGCGGGATATGGACATGACAAGAATCCCGCCGACATAATTTTGCCGCTTAACTCAGCTGTGCCAGAGGAGGTGAGGAGGTACGTAGATCAGAGGAGGAGGGAGATCATTGAGGGCGTGTGGGACCCATTCACTGGGCCAATTAGGGATAGAGAGGGGAGGTTGAGGGTGCCGGAGAGAAGGCGCCTTAGCAAGGACGAGTTGTACAACATGGACTGGTACGTGGAGGGCTACGGGAAGCTTCCGGCGTAA